Proteins from a genomic interval of Helicoverpa zea isolate HzStark_Cry1AcR chromosome 31, ilHelZeax1.1, whole genome shotgun sequence:
- the LOC124645323 gene encoding uncharacterized protein LOC124645323, with protein MRSHLVVIVLMYGFCDGNEGRANGRIRGGALASRYKGKVQDVAKEQRFWPPGSKESRFLSLFTVVTFPNGGCAGASGDNGTCMTARECTARGGSANGYCANGFGLCCIFMTSCGSSTSENGTYFVNSGYPSVYDGTGSCELTVLKAHPDVCQIRLDFNRFTIAGPEQMNHVCNQDQFIVSGGNPVPAICGANQGSHMYIDAGIGMTNPVKLTFVTSGTSFERLWKVKVTQIPCSTIYKADEGCLQYYTGVSGQLRSFNYDPTSGLQLSNQDYGICVRMERNFCGIQYTACPDTVNNRSRSFTLSGNSNNPVNAMIGSGAGPNNCANDWLLLPCATNVGRIQPAQALCTDRICGGTFSAELSMQAATVLSTVKPFRLWFHTDNVEAPVDIDNRGFCLNYIQQPCTNNVV; from the exons ATGAGAAGTCATTTGGTGGTAATTGTGTTGATGTATGGGTTTTGTGATGGGAATGAAGGGAGGGCTAATGGgaggattcgcggaggtgcactTGCGAGTCGGTATAAGGGAAAGGTGCAAGATGTGGCGAAGGAACAACGATTTTGGCCGCCGGGATCTAAGGAAAGTAGAT TTCTATCTCTCTTTACGGTGGTGACATTTCCTAATGGCGGCTGTGCGGGTGCTTCTGGTGACAATGGTACTTGCATGACTGCGCGCGAGTGTACCGCCAGAGGGGGCTCTGCAAATGGATACTGTGCTAATGGATTTGGTCTATGTTGTATAT TTATGACATCATGCGGGAGTTCAACATCAGAGAACGGAACATACTTCGTGAATTCTGGCTATCCTTCGGTGTATGACGGGACTGGTTCTTGCGAACTTACAGTACTGAAAGCCCATCCAGATGTCTGCCAAATTCG gTTGGACTTCAATCGCTTCACAATCGCGGGTCCGGAGCAAATGAACCACGTATGTAACCAGGACCAGTTCATTGTGTCTGGTGGAAACCCTGTACCAGCTATCTGTGGAGCTAATCAAGGAAGTCATA TGTATATAGATGCAGGCATTGGTATGACGAACCCTGTGAAGCTAACATTTGTAACCAGCGGGACGTCATTTGAGAGACTTTGGAAGGTTAAAGTTACTCAAATACCATGCAGTACGATATACAAAG CTGACGAAGGCTGCCTGCAGTATTACACAGGAGTATCAGGACAGTTACGTTCCTTCAACTACGACCCCACTTCAGGACTGCAGCTCAGCAACCAGGACTATGGCATCTGCGTGAGAATGGAACGTAACTTCTGTGGTATACAGTACACCGCGTGTCCAGATACAG TCAACAATCGTTCCCGATCCTTCACTCTAAGTGGCAACAGCAACAACCCAGTCAACGCCATGATTGGATCAGGAGCTGGCCCCAACAATTGTGCCAATGATTGGCTTCTACTCCCATGTGCGACCAACGTTGGCCGAATCCAGCCAGCCCAAGCTCTGTGTACAGACAGAATCTGCGGCGGTACTTTTTCCGCGGAACTTTCTATGCAAGCGGCAACTGTGCTGA GTACGGTGAAACCATTCCGTCTATGGTTTCACACAGACAACGTGGAAGCACCAGTTGATATAGACAATAGAGGTTTTTGTCTCAACTATATTCAACAACCTTGTACGAATAATGTAGTTTAA